From a single Methanomicrobium sp. W14 genomic region:
- the rsgA gene encoding ribosome small subunit-dependent GTPase A, translating to MGNPNFFSGLNSNKNLRAVGWDDELEMAFSPYSEKYIPGRVSCRQRTHYEIYTEEGIIQAKTSGALKKRGINPAVGDFVVVLHQPEAGTFTIVNVLPRKTEFRRGAVGKDGLDQVIAANIDTVFIVTSAGADLNVRRLERYLALVYASGARPVIVINKIDLTENPDEILPEISPAAAKVPVVMISALNKTGIPLLDNYLQPGKTVALIGSSGVGKSTLTNVLLQDSVQDTCQVRQSDEKGRHKTTVRQLFVLNSGAVVIDNPGLREVGIGTAGEGLSETFADIDELARECRFSDCRHEKEPGCAVKKAVNDGILSEARLENYLKLRKELTFEQEKSEIGLDRFEKKKWKAIKIQAREIKNKKDRFT from the coding sequence ATGGGAAATCCCAACTTTTTCAGTGGGTTAAACAGCAATAAAAATCTGAGGGCCGTTGGATGGGACGACGAACTGGAAATGGCGTTTTCACCCTACTCAGAAAAATATATTCCGGGGAGGGTCTCATGCAGGCAGCGTACACATTATGAAATATACACTGAGGAAGGCATAATTCAGGCCAAAACCTCCGGTGCCCTGAAAAAGAGGGGAATAAATCCTGCCGTCGGTGACTTCGTGGTTGTCCTCCACCAGCCCGAAGCGGGAACCTTTACAATCGTTAACGTCCTTCCAAGAAAAACCGAATTTAGACGCGGTGCTGTGGGAAAAGACGGATTAGACCAGGTCATTGCAGCCAATATAGACACGGTCTTCATTGTCACTTCGGCAGGTGCCGATTTGAACGTCCGCCGCCTCGAACGCTATCTCGCACTTGTTTATGCATCCGGTGCAAGACCTGTAATTGTTATCAATAAAATCGATCTTACAGAGAATCCTGATGAAATCCTCCCGGAGATTTCACCTGCCGCTGCAAAAGTCCCTGTCGTCATGATAAGCGCCCTCAACAAAACCGGCATACCACTTCTGGACAATTACCTTCAGCCCGGCAAAACCGTTGCACTCATCGGGTCTTCGGGAGTCGGAAAGTCGACTCTTACCAATGTGCTGCTACAGGACTCTGTCCAGGACACCTGCCAGGTCAGGCAGTCGGACGAAAAGGGGCGGCACAAAACGACTGTCCGCCAGCTCTTCGTTTTAAACAGCGGTGCGGTTGTCATCGATAACCCGGGACTAAGGGAGGTCGGAATAGGCACTGCCGGGGAAGGACTCAGCGAGACCTTTGCCGACATCGATGAACTTGCCCGGGAGTGCCGTTTTTCCGACTGCAGACATGAAAAAGAGCCGGGATGCGCTGTAAAAAAAGCCGTAAACGACGGAATCCTTTCCGAAGCCCGCCTTGAAAACTACCTGAAACTCAGAAAAGAGCTTACCTTTGAACAGGAGAAATCCGAAATCGGACTTGACCGTTTCGAAAAGAAAAAATGGAAAGCGATAAAGATTCAGGCAAGGGAAATAAAAAACAAGAAAGACCGGTTCACCTAG
- a CDS encoding KamA family radical SAM protein yields the protein MYSPKYITDIAEVPGLSESEKKSLAAVQEKFAFRSNEYYLSLIDWDDPKDPIRKLVIPDPAELDEWGRLDASEEARYVVAPGMEHKYEQTALVLVSDMCAGFCRYCFRKRLFMNKTERGVARDIDADLRYISLHPEITNVLLSGGDPLFLSTDRLEKIISRIREIKNVEIIRIGTKVPAYNPYRILNDRKLPGIIGRYSTCEKKIYIVTQFNHPKELTWQAVKAVNTLQEAGAVFANQTPVLHGVNDDPETMAELSRKLSFTGITPYYVFQCRPTLGNRHFVVPVEEAYFILEQAKMRCSGLAKRFTFVMSHVCGKIAVVGVDEERTYLKYHQSARWEDIGKFMSFKRNQNALWFDDYKIPVSEKRVL from the coding sequence ATGTATAGTCCGAAATATATCACGGACATTGCAGAAGTCCCCGGGCTTTCGGAAAGCGAAAAAAAAAGTCTTGCCGCAGTTCAGGAAAAATTTGCTTTCCGCTCTAATGAATATTATCTATCCCTCATAGACTGGGACGACCCAAAAGACCCCATAAGAAAACTAGTAATTCCTGACCCGGCCGAACTTGATGAATGGGGAAGGCTTGATGCATCAGAAGAGGCAAGATATGTCGTCGCACCCGGAATGGAGCATAAATACGAGCAGACTGCACTTGTTCTTGTAAGCGATATGTGCGCAGGGTTTTGCAGGTACTGTTTCAGAAAACGGCTTTTCATGAACAAAACGGAAAGGGGGGTCGCACGGGACATAGATGCAGATCTCAGGTACATCTCTTTACACCCTGAAATTACAAACGTCCTTTTGAGCGGAGGTGACCCTCTTTTCCTGTCCACGGACAGGCTTGAAAAGATCATCAGCAGAATCAGGGAAATAAAAAACGTCGAAATTATCAGAATAGGAACCAAAGTTCCGGCATACAACCCGTACAGGATATTAAACGACAGGAAACTTCCCGGAATAATCGGAAGATATTCAACGTGTGAAAAAAAAATTTACATAGTGACGCAGTTCAACCACCCAAAGGAACTCACCTGGCAGGCCGTAAAAGCCGTAAATACCCTCCAGGAGGCAGGGGCGGTATTCGCCAACCAGACCCCGGTCCTGCACGGCGTAAATGACGACCCTGAAACGATGGCAGAACTATCCAGGAAATTGTCATTCACAGGAATCACACCGTACTATGTCTTTCAGTGCCGTCCCACACTCGGCAACAGGCATTTCGTCGTCCCGGTTGAGGAGGCTTATTTTATTCTGGAACAGGCAAAGATGAGATGCTCGGGACTTGCAAAAAGGTTTACGTTCGTAATGTCACATGTCTGCGGAAAAATTGCAGTCGTGGGTGTTGACGAAGAAAGAACATATCTTAAGTACCACCAGTCGGCCAGGTGGGAAGATATAGGAAAATTCATGAGTTTCAAAAGAAACCAGAATGCATTGTGGTTCGACGACTATAAAATCCCAGTCTCTGAAAAAAGAGTCTTATAA
- a CDS encoding helix-turn-helix transcriptional regulator translates to MDTKIREFRAKMSMTQAELAEIVGVRRETIVFLEKGKYNPSLKLAHDAAKALGTTIEELFIFDD, encoded by the coding sequence ATGGATACGAAGATACGGGAGTTCCGGGCGAAAATGAGCATGACGCAGGCTGAACTAGCTGAAATCGTCGGTGTCAGGCGCGAGACGATTGTCTTTCTTGAGAAGGGAAAATACAACCCGTCCTTGAAACTTGCCCACGACGCTGCAAAGGCTCTTGGCACAACAATCGAGGAGCTGTTCATCTTTGACGACTGA
- a CDS encoding pyridoxamine 5'-phosphate oxidase family protein: protein MVKVDEKIKDAFSKAKVIPLATASKDGVPNVAPMGAFYLKDEETLWILNNFMNKTAKNIGETKKAAVYLYGAGIKGCCQIKGDAHMEDSGEAYEEAKKMFLAKNPNLPAKSLLVIKITDVFNCMPGPEAGNKII, encoded by the coding sequence ATGGTAAAAGTTGATGAAAAGATAAAAGACGCCTTTTCAAAGGCGAAGGTCATACCGCTTGCAACCGCGTCAAAGGACGGCGTCCCGAATGTTGCACCAATGGGTGCTTTTTACCTCAAAGACGAAGAGACCCTCTGGATTCTCAACAATTTCATGAACAAGACCGCCAAAAACATAGGTGAGACAAAGAAAGCGGCTGTCTACCTCTACGGTGCGGGAATCAAGGGATGCTGCCAGATTAAAGGCGATGCGCATATGGAAGACTCCGGTGAGGCATACGAAGAGGCTAAAAAAATGTTTCTTGCAAAAAACCCTAACCTTCCTGCAAAATCACTGCTTGTAATAAAAATAACCGACGTATTCAACTGCATGCCCGGACCTGAAGCCGGCAACAAAATAATTTAA
- a CDS encoding adenosylcobalamin-dependent ribonucleoside-diphosphate reductase, giving the protein MTSSIIESILKARYYREGESSFGDICRRVADAMGKDKKESEDFYGEMTSLRFLPNSPTLMNAGTKLGQLSACFTLYVGDSIEEIFNAIKWGALIHKTGGGTGYNFSNLRPEGSCVNSTDGVASGPVSFMKVFNAATDVIKQGGRRRGANMGILNVWHPDIMKFIESKKTEGDISNFNISVMINDEFMELVEAKEFEHVWIKHPCSGEKITVGEIWRGIVDGIWRNGEPGILFYDEINRKNMTPELGPIDTTNPCGEQPLLHFESCVLGSINLSKFLKNESLDKQALERSTRLAVRFLDEVIDKNVFPIPQIEEATKKTRKIGLGLMGVHDTLLMLKIPYDSDEGRKFCEDMMDFVNKISVDESHKIAVERGVFPAFKGSVWEGHEMRNAATTTIAPTGTISILAECSSGIEPVFSYAYTRKDTVQKTFEILHPIFEKELEKVAKSVGRNEDEAKALKREAIDTVHRTGSVQSVKWLPGDFKRVFKTALDIDWRSHVLMQAAFQRHVHASISKTINMPNSATKEDIENVLLLAWHEKLKGLTIYRTGSRQSVVLELSKDEDKEKTETEISVTAEKMVSRPKELSGKTYLCQSGCCRLYVTVNLLNDVPWEVFIRTVGIGGCEANSNALGRSISTGLQNGVPYQKFVRQFAKVNCLSAIRNKNSEGLSCADVVGKCIDLAASKSQITTLDDWKILEMSNSGKEKKNVCPECGEDLEFGEGCNRGICKNCGWSGCL; this is encoded by the coding sequence ATGACAAGCTCTATTATCGAAAGCATTCTAAAAGCCCGGTACTACAGGGAAGGCGAGTCCTCGTTCGGGGACATATGCAGAAGGGTCGCAGACGCCATGGGAAAGGACAAAAAAGAGTCTGAAGATTTCTACGGTGAAATGACGTCCCTCCGTTTCCTTCCCAACTCACCTACCCTGATGAACGCAGGGACAAAACTGGGCCAGCTCTCAGCGTGCTTCACTCTTTATGTCGGAGACTCCATAGAGGAGATATTCAACGCAATAAAGTGGGGTGCATTAATCCACAAGACAGGAGGCGGAACAGGCTACAACTTCTCAAATTTAAGACCTGAAGGCTCCTGCGTCAACTCTACCGACGGTGTTGCATCAGGCCCCGTTTCCTTTATGAAAGTGTTTAACGCCGCAACCGACGTGATAAAGCAGGGAGGAAGGAGAAGAGGGGCAAACATGGGCATCCTCAATGTCTGGCACCCCGATATCATGAAATTCATAGAGTCCAAAAAGACGGAGGGCGACATCTCAAACTTCAACATCTCTGTAATGATTAACGACGAATTTATGGAGCTTGTCGAAGCAAAGGAGTTCGAACATGTCTGGATAAAGCACCCGTGCAGCGGCGAAAAGATAACGGTAGGCGAAATATGGAGGGGAATCGTTGACGGCATATGGAGAAACGGAGAGCCCGGAATCCTGTTTTACGACGAAATCAACCGCAAAAACATGACGCCGGAGCTCGGGCCTATTGACACTACAAACCCCTGTGGAGAACAACCGCTTCTTCATTTCGAGTCCTGCGTTCTGGGGTCTATTAACCTGTCAAAGTTCTTAAAGAACGAAAGCCTTGACAAACAGGCGCTTGAGAGAAGCACAAGGCTTGCAGTAAGGTTCCTTGACGAAGTAATCGACAAAAACGTATTCCCCATACCCCAGATAGAGGAAGCAACCAAAAAGACAAGAAAAATCGGCCTCGGTCTTATGGGAGTCCATGACACCCTTCTGATGCTGAAAATCCCCTACGATTCCGATGAGGGCAGAAAGTTCTGCGAAGACATGATGGACTTCGTAAACAAAATCTCGGTGGACGAATCCCACAAAATTGCCGTTGAAAGAGGCGTTTTCCCGGCGTTTAAAGGAAGTGTATGGGAAGGACACGAGATGAGAAACGCTGCAACCACGACAATTGCGCCTACAGGGACCATATCGATTCTCGCGGAGTGCTCAAGCGGAATAGAGCCCGTATTCTCCTATGCATACACAAGAAAGGACACTGTCCAGAAGACATTTGAAATTCTGCACCCTATATTTGAAAAAGAGCTTGAAAAAGTCGCCAAATCGGTTGGAAGGAACGAAGATGAGGCGAAGGCCCTCAAACGCGAGGCCATAGACACAGTCCACAGGACAGGGTCGGTCCAGAGCGTAAAATGGCTTCCCGGAGATTTCAAAAGAGTCTTTAAGACCGCACTTGACATCGACTGGCGCTCGCACGTCCTGATGCAGGCGGCTTTCCAGAGGCACGTCCACGCCTCGATATCAAAGACAATAAATATGCCAAATTCAGCGACAAAGGAGGACATAGAAAACGTTCTCCTGCTCGCATGGCATGAAAAGCTTAAAGGGCTTACGATATACAGGACGGGAAGCCGCCAGAGCGTCGTCCTCGAACTTTCAAAGGATGAAGATAAGGAGAAGACCGAGACCGAAATCAGTGTTACTGCCGAAAAAATGGTTTCAAGACCAAAGGAGCTTTCAGGAAAGACTTATCTCTGCCAGTCGGGGTGCTGCCGTCTTTACGTCACTGTAAACCTTCTGAACGATGTTCCGTGGGAGGTTTTCATAAGAACAGTCGGAATAGGAGGATGCGAGGCCAACTCAAACGCACTCGGGCGCTCAATTTCAACCGGTCTTCAGAACGGTGTCCCCTACCAGAAGTTTGTCCGCCAGTTTGCTAAAGTGAACTGCCTTTCCGCGATAAGGAACAAAAACTCCGAAGGACTTTCCTGTGCCGACGTTGTCGGAAAGTGCATTGACCTTGCTGCATCAAAGAGCCAGATAACAACACTTGACGACTGGAAGATTCTTGAAATGTCAAACTCCGGAAAGGAAAAGAAAAACGTCTGCCCGGAGTGCGGTGAAGATCTTGAATTCGGAGAAGGCTGCAACAGGGGAATCTGCAAAAACTGCGGCTGGAGCGGCTGCCTGTAA
- a CDS encoding thiamine pyrophosphate-dependent enzyme, whose protein sequence is MPADFLTDAENTWCPGCGNFSILYSLKRIIENYKKEGGDTKKIVLVTGIGCHAKIADYLDINSVYSLHGRAVPFASGIKIADPGLKVICCVGDGDSYAEGLEHILFAAKRNTDITVIVHDNRVYGLTIGQYTPTSPSDYHGKTNPPDGCDLPFNPLKLMLCSGASFIARGYTGKMKQLESLIKAGMDHKGFSMVEVLQICASFYNKRDLYDKYTYEYKGDAKTAAKALEAAGEWDYNSESPIPLGIIYDSERKTFEERFKDIKKDNDKQKTAVLKYLGR, encoded by the coding sequence ATGCCGGCAGACTTTCTCACGGATGCAGAGAACACCTGGTGCCCGGGCTGCGGCAACTTTTCAATCCTCTACTCGCTGAAAAGGATAATAGAGAATTACAAAAAAGAGGGAGGAGACACAAAAAAAATCGTCCTTGTGACGGGAATAGGCTGCCATGCAAAGATTGCCGATTACCTGGACATAAACAGCGTCTATTCACTCCACGGAAGGGCGGTTCCCTTCGCATCAGGGATAAAAATTGCAGACCCCGGCCTTAAGGTCATATGCTGCGTCGGCGACGGTGACTCATACGCAGAGGGCCTTGAACACATCCTCTTCGCTGCAAAAAGGAACACCGATATAACAGTCATTGTACACGACAACCGCGTATACGGTCTTACAATCGGGCAGTACACTCCTACTTCCCCGTCCGACTACCACGGAAAGACAAACCCCCCCGACGGTTGTGACCTCCCGTTCAACCCGTTAAAACTCATGCTGTGCTCGGGGGCGTCTTTTATTGCAAGAGGGTATACCGGAAAAATGAAGCAGCTTGAAAGCCTTATCAAGGCAGGAATGGACCACAAGGGCTTTTCCATGGTTGAAGTCCTGCAGATATGCGCAAGCTTCTACAACAAAAGGGACCTCTACGACAAATATACCTATGAATACAAAGGCGATGCAAAAACTGCCGCAAAAGCCCTTGAAGCGGCAGGAGAATGGGACTACAACAGCGAATCACCCATACCGCTCGGAATAATATACGACAGTGAGAGGAAAACATTTGAAGAGAGATTTAAAGATATAAAGAAAGACAATGACAAACAAAAGACTGCTGTCTTAAAGTACCTCGGCAGATAA
- a CDS encoding helix-turn-helix domain-containing protein has product MARSKDYWCWVEAAVNIIGGKWKLLIVITLRDGKLRYSEILHKIPEISDKMLVKQLRELEQDGIVERKVYAVVPPKVEYSLTLAGEKLVLVMKVLGFWGFRYLDDDVVGERLSREKCRDLRCRDPERIRILLKDIEDIQKDIEEQLKELGDVS; this is encoded by the coding sequence ATGGCAAGGAGTAAGGATTACTGGTGCTGGGTCGAGGCTGCGGTCAACATTATAGGTGGCAAATGGAAGCTTTTGATTGTCATAACATTGAGGGACGGTAAACTGCGCTACAGCGAGATTTTGCACAAAATACCGGAAATAAGCGATAAAATGCTTGTAAAACAACTGCGGGAGCTTGAACAGGACGGGATTGTAGAAAGGAAGGTGTATGCAGTAGTTCCCCCTAAAGTTGAATATTCGCTGACTCTGGCAGGGGAAAAACTTGTCCTGGTCATGAAAGTTCTTGGTTTCTGGGGATTTCGGTACCTTGACGACGATGTCGTTGGCGAAAGACTTTCCAGGGAAAAATGCAGGGATTTGAGGTGCAGGGACCCTGAAAGAATACGTATTTTGCTAAAGGATATTGAGGATATACAAAAGGATATAGAGGAACAGTTAAAGGAACTGGGTGATGTGTCCTGA
- a CDS encoding 2-oxoacid:acceptor oxidoreductase subunit alpha translates to MSPQNNEIEVLIGGKAGEGINRAGQTIAEILSGLGYYIYMIFDHPSLIKGGHNFSVIRASPENSGGISTKTDIILAMDKNTIESRKDRISGDTVVIFNSDKIKNAEGIGVPADTAAKEAGGIPIMANSCIIGAFCRSIGLDWDYVRQVLEKEFPVKTSVNIEIAKKGYDLSEEKKTVLKLKNDTVRKVVSGSEAVGLGLCFGGLDGYIAYPMSPASGILHFLSSKKDDFGIKVFQPEGEIAAVLMAEGMACCGSRAATGTSGGGFCLMNEGLSYSGIAEVPIVIINSQRQSPATGSPTYTAQSDLFYVIHAGHGEFPRIVLSPGNAEQAFIWSAKAVGLAWEYQIPVIILTDVTLNDSLYTLCPENVEGENYEYGIKRADGKEPYKRYLLTDDGISPYAVFTEADAPVKFNGKAHDEYGISTDRPEPLEKLAEKRLKKASTVQKGLLKEKCVAEAGNAGSDTVVISWGSNAPLCSRVCGDLGLKSVQPVVLYPFPKEQFKKALSGAKKVIVVEDNPTGQLADLMAQNGFYADKRILSYTGRQMTTDTLKEKLAEVL, encoded by the coding sequence ATGAGTCCGCAAAATAACGAAATAGAAGTGCTGATTGGCGGAAAAGCCGGAGAAGGCATAAACCGGGCAGGTCAGACCATTGCCGAAATTCTCTCGGGGCTGGGTTATTATATATATATGATATTCGATCACCCGTCTCTTATAAAAGGCGGCCACAATTTTTCAGTTATAAGGGCTTCGCCTGAAAATTCCGGCGGAATAAGCACAAAAACCGATATAATTCTTGCAATGGACAAAAATACAATAGAAAGCCGCAAAGACCGCATTTCAGGTGACACCGTGGTCATATTCAACTCCGACAAGATAAAAAACGCGGAAGGCATAGGAGTTCCTGCCGATACTGCGGCAAAAGAGGCAGGAGGGATCCCGATAATGGCAAACTCGTGCATAATAGGTGCGTTCTGCAGGTCAATAGGACTTGACTGGGACTATGTCAGGCAGGTTCTCGAAAAGGAGTTTCCCGTCAAAACCTCAGTAAACATCGAAATAGCAAAAAAAGGGTATGACCTTTCAGAAGAGAAAAAAACCGTTTTAAAACTCAAAAATGACACAGTCAGAAAAGTGGTTTCAGGGAGCGAAGCGGTCGGTCTCGGGTTGTGCTTCGGGGGACTCGACGGCTACATCGCATACCCTATGTCGCCCGCATCAGGAATTCTTCATTTCCTCTCTTCAAAGAAGGACGATTTCGGCATAAAGGTCTTTCAGCCCGAAGGTGAAATCGCAGCCGTCCTGATGGCTGAAGGAATGGCATGCTGCGGGTCAAGGGCCGCCACGGGGACGTCCGGGGGGGGCTTCTGTCTCATGAACGAAGGACTCTCCTATTCAGGAATCGCGGAAGTCCCAATTGTAATCATAAACTCCCAGAGGCAGTCCCCTGCAACCGGTTCGCCGACATATACCGCACAAAGCGACCTTTTCTACGTCATCCATGCCGGACACGGAGAATTCCCAAGAATAGTCCTCTCTCCCGGAAACGCCGAACAGGCATTCATATGGTCGGCAAAAGCGGTCGGTCTTGCCTGGGAATACCAGATTCCGGTCATAATACTGACAGACGTCACCTTAAACGACTCGCTCTACACACTGTGCCCTGAAAACGTCGAAGGCGAAAACTACGAATACGGGATAAAGAGGGCGGACGGAAAAGAGCCTTATAAAAGGTACCTTTTGACAGACGACGGAATATCCCCGTATGCCGTCTTCACGGAAGCAGACGCACCGGTAAAGTTCAACGGAAAGGCGCATGACGAATACGGAATATCAACGGACAGACCGGAACCACTTGAAAAACTCGCAGAAAAAAGACTGAAAAAAGCGTCAACAGTTCAAAAAGGGCTTTTGAAAGAGAAATGCGTCGCTGAGGCAGGAAATGCCGGGTCTGATACCGTTGTTATCTCATGGGGGTCAAATGCTCCTCTCTGCAGCCGGGTATGCGGTGATCTCGGCCTGAAATCGGTCCAGCCGGTTGTCCTTTACCCGTTCCCGAAGGAGCAGTTCAAAAAGGCCCTTTCAGGGGCAAAAAAAGTCATCGTGGTCGAAGACAACCCGACAGGCCAGCTCGCGGACCTGATGGCACAAAACGGGTTTTATGCGGACAAAAGAATACTCAGTTACACAGGAAGGCAGATGACGACTGACACCCTTAAAGAAAAACTTGCGGAGGTGCTTTAA
- a CDS encoding MFS transporter, which yields MNFSDINIKTRVLSVIILGAIMIALDGSTVSPILYPLKTSFGVSERLIVWAINIEVMFLLIFSPIVAKLSDFFGRKKVYLFCTASFLAGLAIVFFSESYPVFLIGRALQGIGAGISVLAIILIGDNFTESRGTVLGIFGVAIGMVYATGPLVAGLLEGYDWHWVFAANIPVATALLLFCFFLLPEDGPIKEKKTADWRGVISLSVAIAAFSVFITGFGGFPLSWEMISAVIVCVAGIILFLHSEKKSPEKILPLDMLKRKNPCIGYALTLFGYLAGAGTYFFSTYAILAFGLSDPAGSYILIPFTVSSLIATVIIGKLLDITGPKPVLMAGGIISAAGMLILGTSQNITVFILSIILIGAGNASVAGNAIYYLMLEESGRKNRASAQGFLNILLNAGSLIGGAVLGVMLDSQTNGLSDFKDTYIALAFVYLALSALAALIDKKKKDRKENSSGV from the coding sequence ATGAATTTTTCAGATATAAATATAAAAACACGTGTTTTATCAGTGATAATTCTGGGGGCGATAATGATAGCACTTGATGGTTCAACGGTTTCACCAATCCTTTATCCTCTCAAAACATCGTTTGGTGTAAGCGAACGGCTCATAGTCTGGGCGATAAACATTGAGGTGATGTTCCTTCTCATCTTCTCACCGATTGTAGCAAAACTCTCCGACTTTTTCGGTAGAAAAAAGGTCTACCTTTTCTGCACAGCATCCTTTCTCGCAGGTCTTGCAATAGTCTTTTTCTCGGAGTCCTACCCGGTTTTTCTCATCGGGAGAGCACTCCAGGGCATAGGCGCCGGAATATCCGTCCTTGCGATAATTCTTATAGGAGACAATTTCACCGAAAGCAGGGGAACTGTTCTAGGAATATTCGGTGTCGCAATCGGAATGGTCTACGCGACAGGACCTCTTGTCGCGGGTCTTCTGGAAGGGTACGACTGGCACTGGGTTTTCGCGGCGAACATTCCTGTTGCAACAGCACTTCTTCTTTTCTGCTTTTTCCTCCTCCCGGAAGACGGTCCTATAAAAGAGAAGAAAACCGCTGACTGGAGAGGAGTTATATCCCTGAGCGTTGCGATAGCAGCCTTTTCCGTGTTCATAACCGGGTTTGGTGGTTTTCCCCTGTCATGGGAGATGATATCCGCCGTTATCGTTTGCGTGGCAGGAATAATCCTCTTTCTGCACTCTGAAAAAAAGTCACCTGAAAAGATACTTCCTCTTGACATGCTCAAAAGAAAGAACCCCTGCATAGGCTATGCATTAACGCTTTTCGGCTATCTCGCAGGTGCGGGAACATACTTCTTCTCGACCTATGCAATACTTGCTTTTGGTCTCTCCGACCCGGCAGGGTCATACATACTCATACCTTTCACCGTCTCATCCCTTATTGCAACCGTAATCATCGGAAAACTCCTGGACATCACAGGGCCGAAACCCGTTCTTATGGCAGGAGGAATCATATCCGCCGCCGGAATGCTCATTCTCGGGACTTCACAGAACATCACGGTGTTTATACTATCAATCATCCTTATAGGCGCAGGAAACGCCTCAGTCGCCGGAAACGCGATATATTACCTTATGCTGGAAGAATCGGGCCGTAAAAACAGGGCCTCGGCACAGGGTTTTTTAAACATTCTCCTGAACGCAGGCTCCCTTATAGGAGGGGCGGTTTTAGGCGTTATGCTGGACTCACAGACAAACGGCCTCTCTGATTTTAAGGATACATACATCGCACTGGCATTTGTATACCTTGCCCTCTCGGCTCTTGCCGCACTGATAGATAAAAAGAAGAAAGACCGTAAAGAGAATTCTTCAGGGGTCTAG